TCTTGATGCTGACGGTGCCGCCCAGGCCTTCGATGTTGCGCTTGACCACATCCATCCCGACGCCGCGGCCTGACACGTCGGTGACCTTGTCGGCGGTCGAGAAACCCGGTTTGAAGATGAGCATCCAGATTTGCTCATCGGACAATTTGTCCGACTCCGCGATCAATCCCTGCTTGACGCCTTTGGCGAGGATTTTTTCACGATTCAGACCGCGTCCGTCGTCTTCCACGGTGATGCAGATATTGCCGCCTTCATGAAACGCATTGAGGCGGATGATACCCTGTTCGGGTTTGCCTGCCGCCAGGCGCTCCGCCGGGGTTTCGAGGCCATGGTCGGCTGAATTCCGCACCAGGTGCGTCAACGGGTCCCCGATGGATTCAATCACTGTCTTGTCGAGTTCGGTCTCTTCACCAGACAGAATCAGATGAATCTTCTTGCCGGCCTTCCCCGAGAGGTCTCGGACGAGGCGCGGGAACCGGCTGAAGGCATTGCCGATCGGGACCATCCGAATACCCATGACCCGCTCTTGAATCTCGCGGGTATTGCGTTCAAGTTGCGCCACCCGTTCGAGCAGGACCGGCAATTGACTCATCTCAAAGCGGGAGCCGAGATCGCTCAACATGGACTGCGTAATGACGAGTTCACCGACGAGATTGATCAGTCGATCGATCTTGACGGTATCGACCCGTATGGAGGGCGTTTCCGCCTTCTTTGCCGGCGCGTTATCGGATTGTTTCTTCAATGCCTCGGAGATTTGTTCGAGGGTCGCGGCTTTCTGTTCGACCAGAATTTCCCCGACGCGCTTCTGTTGAGAAAGCGCCTGATTCAGCTCGCTCTGTGAGACGATCCCGCTTTCCACAAGGATTTCTCCCAGAGGTTTTGGGCCGTCCGACATGGCCGATGCCGGAGCGCCGGACGTCGGTCTGTCGACGATTGTGAGCGTGCTGTCGTCCCGGACAAAGTCGAAGACGGCCTCGATGACTTTCAGCTCCTTGACCGTCTCCACTTCAAGGGTCCAGCCCAAGTAGCATTGTTCGGGATCCAACTCTTTGAGACCTGGCAATCGGCTGGTATCGAGGGACGCAATCTTGACGCGGCCCAACTCTCCCAGTTCTTTGATGAACTGGGCGGGATCGAGGCCGCGCTGAAACAAATACTGAGGGGGTCCCCACGTAATCGTATAGTGATGTTCCTGTGTGGCGTGTGAAGGCACCGGTGCGGCCGTCACAGCCACGGTCTTCGTGGGGGTCGCCCCGTTCTGACAGGCCTCCAGGCGCGCGCCCAAGGCGGATACCAGTTCGTCGTTCGGCGCCTCGCCGGATTTGGCGCAATCGATCAACGCTTTCAGGCAATCGAGGGATTGCAGCAGGAGATCGGTGACTTCCACCGTCACGACCATCTGGCTGCTCCGGAGCTGGTCCAGAACCGACTCCATCTTGTGCGTGAATTGGGACACGGCCGTGAAGCCGAACATGCCGCTGTTGCCCTTGATGGAATGCGCACCGCGGAATATTCGATTCAAGAGGTCGATGTCCCCGGGACGTTGTTCGAGTTGGAGCAATCCTTCTTCGATGGTCGTCAGGTGTTCCTGCGATTCCTCGAAAAAGGCATCTTTAAAATGGGAAAGGTCTGTGCTCATAAATTGCCTTCAGCCTTCAGTCTTCAGCGATCGGCCGAATGAATGGATCTCACCGGTGACCGCTGACAGCTGATGGCTCCTATGCAGGTAACACCTTCTTGATCACCGCCATCATCTGCTCGGGATTGAACGGCTTCACGATCCATCCGGTTGCGCCCGCCGCCTGTCCGGCCTTTTTCTTATCATCCGAAGCTTCAGTGGTAAGCATGAGGATCGGCGTGAACTTGAGCGCGGGCATCTTGCGGATTTCCTTGATCAACGAGATGCCGTCCATCTCCGGCATGTTCAAGTCGGTGACGACCAGGTCAGGTTTGGTCCCGCCGTTGACCTTGCCGACCGCCTCCTTGCCGTTACCGGCCTCCACCACTTGGTAGCCGGCGCTACTCAGGGTAAACGCCACCATTTGGCGCATCGTCGGTGAATCGTCGACCACTAAGACTGTTTTCGGCATGACGCACTCCTTCATTACTCTGATGATCCGGCGTTACTTAAAACAGGGTGACATTGGCATCTTCCGCAGGGGCGACGGTCTGCGATGCTCGTGTAAACTGCCCGTTCGTGGATTGATGAAACAGCGCACGTTCTTCCTCCATCGTGTAACTTTTGTCGAGCCTCGCGAGGATACCCAGCTTGGCGGCAACCTGGTCACGAGACTGGCCTTGAATCAGCGCGTCCATCACCTCGCGCACCTCGGTGAGCGGCTCGATCACATGTTCAAGCTTCTGCCGCGTGATGTCCTGAAATTGCAGCGCCATGATGATTTTCCCCACGTCCTGGGCGAGCTCGTCGGCGTGAGACTTCGAGTTCATAATGGCGGAATGTAGTGTCTTGTTTCGCTCGGCGAGGCTGCGGGTCATTTGATCAAGACGATGCTTAATGGAGAGGGTCTTACTGAGGTCTACGGACGCCAAGCTCTCGACGGTGCTCATCGCGTGGGTCGTACTTCGTTGCACATCCTTCACCATGGTATTGATGCTGCTCGCGGCCTGGCCGGACCGGTTGGCGAGTTTGGTGACCTCGTCGGCGACCACGGCGAACCCGCGTCCATGTTCTCCTGCTCGCGCGGCTTCGATCGCGGCATTCAGCGCGAGCAGTCGCGTCTGATCCGCGATGAATTGAATTTCGCCGATCATGCCGGTAATCGCCTTCGTGCTGCGCTCCACCTCGTCCATGATGGTGGCGATGTTCAGCGCCATCTCCGACGACTTCATAACGTCGCTGACAAACCCTTCGAGCATGGTATCCGTAGTTTTCAATACGGTATCGAGGTTGAGCTCCCCGCCTCCGCCGTAGAGGGTCATGAATTCCTTGCCCTGCGCCGTGGCACGGGAGGCAATCATGCTGAATCGTTGGCCGAGGTCGGTGGCGGCCTCTTCGGTCTGATGAATGACGCTCTTCATCTGCGCATTGAGGATCAGCACGAGCGGCATCATCGAATGGCCGAGCTGCTCCCACAATACGGTGCGCTCCGCCTGATCCTTCAGCATGACGTCCTGCGTGGACTGGACTTCGTTCGTACTTGCGACACTTCCTCGACGAAACCAGACCCAGGACAAGCAGGTGCCCGCACAAAACGCACACACGACGTATAACCAGTCGAGAATCATTGGTAGCTCTTCCCGTACGGACTCATGCGGTCCAGATGTTTACGCACCCATGTCGGCCATTCGCGCACGTATGGAATCAGTGATCCCCGTCAGGACGAACTGTTCCGATTGGCGAACGGCAAGCAGCAGTTGAATCGCCGAGGCATCAAGTTTGTCGACTTCAGAAAGATCCAATTCGACCTGAGGATGGGTCCCAGTGGCCTGCTTCAGTTCCTCGCACAATGCCCCAACCTCGAATATCGTCAAATCACCAGTCGGCTTGAGAGTCATACAGAGATTCCTTTCGAGAGGTACACGCTTCCCCGCGTCGCGCTGTATCGGTTGGTTTTGTAAGATTCTTTACTCGTAAGGGTGTGTCTGTAAGGCCCATGCCTGATGGGCCCATCTGTCTCATTCATGACTGAGAGATCGGCTCAAAATGGGAGAGCCGGGGGTGGTTCCCCTGGTAGCAGTGAATCGAGCGTCTCTTCCGTCAGATTCTTTTCCAGCACGATGATTTCAACCCGCCGGTTCTTGGTCCGTCCTTCAGGGGTATCGTTCGTGGCCACGGGCTTTGAATCGGCAAATCCGGTCGCGGAGAGATGCGAAATCGGCACTTCATACAACTCTGAGAATATTCTGACCACCATGACGGCGCGTACGGCCGACAGTTCCCAGTTCGACGGGAACTGAGCTGTTCGGATCGGGACATTGTCCGTATGGCCAAGAATCCGGACATGGCGATCCATCTCGATCAGAATCTGCGCGAGGGATTTGAGGAAGGGTAACGCCTCGGGTCGAACACGCGCCTCACCGCTGGCAAAGAGAATGGATTCGGGTAGGGAAATCATGATGGTCCCGTTGCCGGTTTCCACGATCTTGATGTCCGGCATCTCGAGTGCCAGCGAGGGGTGAATCTTTTTCAGTATCTCCTTCATCCGTCGAATGACCGGCTCATTGGCGCTGGCCATGTCGGTATTGATCATTTTCGGCTTGGCGTCGCCGACCGCAAACGGCAGTCGGCTGGTGGGGGTGCTGTTGACCGGATTTAACGCCGCCTTAATGGAATCACTCACCGTTCGATATTTTCCCTCGTTCACCGAGGAGACCGAATACATCACCACGAAGAACGCGAACAGCAGCGTGATGAAGTCCGCATAGGACACCAGCCAGCGCTCGTGATTCTCGTGTTCTTCGTGTTTCTTTTTGGCCATGGCGTCAGCCGTGACACATTAGCGGTTCATTGTGGAAGGTCGTCGTGTCGAGGCACCAGAAAAGACAGATCGCGTCATTTCTTGTCTTCCTTGGTACGTTCGTGCGGAGGGAGGAAGCTCTCGAGCTTTTCCTGTAACAGCCTGGGGTTTTCGCCCTGAGCCAGTCCGACGAGTCCCATAATGACCATCGTGCGTAAACCGGCTTCTTCCTTCAGTTTGAACTTCATTTTGTTGGCGATGGGCAGAAAGAACAGGTTCGCCAGGCCAACGCCGTAGACGGTGGCGACGAACGCCACCGCGATGCCGCCGCCGAGTTTTGACGGATCGGCCAGGTTCTCCATCACGTGAATCAGACCCAGCACGGCACCGAGAATTCCGACCGTCGGCGCATAGCCGCCTGCCGCTTCCCAGACTTTTGCCGCGTGGACGCCTTCTTCCTCATGATGTTCCACCTCGATCTCAAGGATTTCTTGCAACAGCTTGGGGTCGGTGCCGTCGACAATCAGTTGAATGCCCTTTTTAAAGAAGGGGTCGTGCAGGTCCTTGAGCTTCCCCTCCAGGGCGAGCAGCCCCTGTTTTCGTGCCACATTGGCGAGATCGAGAATCTGGGTGATCGTGCCCTTCACGTCGTGCGGCGGATTGGTGATCACGAGCGTCACGCCGCTCAAGGCCTTGATGACGACAGACAGGGGGTTTTGCACACAACAGGCGCCAAGGGTTCCACCGGCAACGATGATGAAGGCCGTCAGCTGCAGAATGGAACTCAGATGCCCGCCTTCGAGTGCCTGACCGCCGATGATCGACCCGATGGCGACGACAATGCCCAGGATTGTTGCGATATCCACGGTTCAGTTACCTCGGTGCCCCATGCGGCCGACGTTCCTCGAAAGTACCCGTATGAAGCCGGAATGGTGGGATTGCGCGCCTCGAAAAGATTTTGATAGCGTGCAGCCTGTCACAAACGTCTTCCATGGAGGTGATGTTGTGGGTCCAGCAGACAGCTTGATGCTTGAGGCGAAACAGGCCATCCTCGACGAACAACATCGAAAGTTTCAGGCTCTGCAAAAAGAGGGGCGTTGGCCGGAAGCCATGCAACAATTTCATGTCACGTTGAGTTGCGCGTCGGATGTGCTCACCGAGTCGATCCAGTTGCTGGAGAGGGTCCTCGACGCGAGAAACGGCCGAGGACCCTCCCTGACAGACTCCTCTGATACCCATGACTCCTGAGCGGCGCACTCCTCCTTGCCTACCTGCTTCGCCCCGAATCGCGTTAAGCAGCCCCCTTAGCCAGCAGTAATCGATTGAGATCCACCAAGATCAGGAGCCGGTCGTCGATACGGCCGACTCCCTGGGTGAACTCAGCCCCTGCCATCGTACCGACCGATGGCGGTGGCTCGATTGCACTTCGTGGCACACGGAGAACCTCTTCCACCGAATCCACGATCAATCCCACCAGACGTGATTGCACCGACACCACCACGATTCTGGTTTGGGTGGTTTGTTTCGCTCCAGTGAGCCCAAATAGTTTTCGCAGATCCAGTACCGGAATAATGCGTCCACGGAGATTGATGACCCCTTCCACATAGGAAGGGGTCTTCGGAACTCGCGTCACCTCGACGATGCGGTTGATTTCCTGCACACTCAGCACATCGACGGCAAACTCCTCACTGCCGATCAGGCAGATGACGAACTGCAACAGATCATCACTGGCCCGATCCCCCAGACGGTCCGCAGGTTGTTCTGCGGCCGCCTGGTAGTGGGATTGCACTGCTTGTGTAGTCGCACTCATGCTGGGCTCCTTCTCGTGGTTGGCTGCTTAGAGCTTGAACCCACCCACGATTCCCTGCAGCTCGACCGCCAACTGGCTCAAGTCCTGGCTTGCCTTGGCGGATTCATGTGCACCTGACGACGACTCCTTCGTGACCTTCGCCACGTTTTCGATGTCGCTGGCGATCTGCTGGGTCGCGACCGACTGCTCTTCCGACGCCACGGCGATCTGCCTGATCATGTCCGCGCTCTCCGACACCATGCGGACGATCTGGGACAGCGCTTCACCGGTCTTGTTGACCAGGTCCACACCCGCCGTGACTTTTTGCGTGCCCTGCTGCATCGAATCGACGGCTCCCCGCGTATCCTGCTGGATTTGACGGATCATATCGCCGATTTCCTTCGTGGCTTTGGTCGTCCGCTCCGCCAGCTTTCTGACTTCGTCGGCGACGACCGCGAACCCCCGACCTTGCTCACCGGCTCTGGCCGCTTCGATGGCGGCGTTCAAGGCCAGCAAGTTGGTCTGGTCGGCGATATCTTCGATGGTCCGCACGATTTCGCCGATCTGATCGGACGACTTGCCGAGGTCCGAGATGATGGTGGCCGAGTTCGACACTGCCTCGGACAGCTGCTGCATGCCCGAGATGGTGCTCGACACGACCGTTCCACCCTCTTGTGCCGTCTTGACCGTGTCCTGTGCCAAGCTGGCAGCTTTGCCGGAATTCTGCGCAACCTGTCCGACCGTGGCGTTCATTTCTTCCACCGCAGCGGCGGTCTGGGAGGCGCGTGACGTCAAAGTATCAGTGCCCTTCGAAATCTCCTCGGCAGTGGCCGACAACTCAACCGAGGCCGAGGCGACTTTATCCGTCACATGAGCCACCTTCTTGATCATGTGCTGCAACTTCTCGATGAACTCGTTGAAGTATTTGCCCATCTGCGCGATTTCGTCGTGGCCATCGGCCGGGACTCGCTTCGTGAGATCACCTTCGCCCTTGGCGATATCGCGGGAGATTTCGCTCATCTTGGCCATCGGTTGCAGGACGATATTGCGTAGCAGCAGGTAGGTCACCACAAGGATGATGGCGACGATGGCGCCCATCAGGCCGCCCGTCTGCCACATGGAGCGATTTGACAAGACGATCGCCTCGGTCATCGGCACCGACATGCTCAACATGCCCAAGACATCGCCGACCTGGCTATTCGTGTGGCAGCTCAGGCAAGCTGTCGACGTGGCTTTATCCACCGTGGCGCGACGGAAGGTCGGTACCCCGTTCACCTCATCCCGGCGGGCATAGGACTCGGCACCGGCCATGATGGCCCGAATGGCTTCATTCTCAAAATTATCCTTCGGTGTGTTCGAAGGGTTCATCGGGTTCTGGCTGATCAGGCGAACGTTGTACAGCCCGGTACGATTGGCCTCCTCACCCATTTCACGAACAGCGGTCGCGGGAAACGGAATCGCATCGGCCATGCTTGCATGGTCCTTGACGACCTGGATTTCACTGCCGGCCTTGGATTTCTTGATTTTAGCGACGTAATTCTGCGTGATATAGGCACGACTGATCATGATCTGCGTGGCCACGACGTTGGAGCGCCCGGTGAGCATCGTGTCCATCTTTGACTCTTCCTGCTGATATAAGACGAACAGTCCGAGCGAGATGACGACTACCGCCACTAACGAGATGGATAAAATGAACTTAGGCCCGATCGACATGTGCTTCATCATGCTCCCCATAACTCCTCCTCCTCCTACCTCTCCATGCGTGAACGGTTGACTTGACGATGATTCTCACACCATATTCATAATCTCGCCGATGACTTTTGACAGCGACACCACTTTCTCTGCACAGCCTGCCTCGACGACGGCTTTCGGCATTCCATAAACGACACTCGACGCTTCGTCCTGCGCCACGGTTCGACCTCCTGCGGCCTTGATAGCCTTCATGCCCTCCAGTCCGTCATGTCCCATGCCGGTCAATATCACCCCGATGCTCCGTTCTCCGAACAACCCGGCAATGGATTGCAACATGATGTCGACGGAAGGCGCATGGGGATGTTTTTCGTAGTTTGGCGACAACTTCACCACGGAGGTCGTGATGGTTTTCTTCACGATCCGGAATTGCATGCCGCCCGGAGCCACCAACACCCGTCCCGGCTTCACTTCATCGCCGTCAACCGCTTCCCGGACTTCCAGCGCACAGAGATTGTTCAAGCGTTCGGCGAAGGGTTTGGTAAACGAACTGGGCATGTGTTGCACGATGACGATGCCGGCCGGGCAATCGGCGGGGATCGTCGGGATAATTTCAAACAGGGCTTGGGGTCCACCCGTGGAACAACCGATGGCAATCAGTTTGGTGCCGCGCGTCACAGACACAGATCGACTGCTGAGCGCTTTGGCGGGAGACACAGAGACCTTGGCCGTTCCCGTCACGGTCAGCCGTTTCAGTTTGCCGATCGCATATTTGGCGGCGAGAACTTTGGGAACCAATAGTTTCTGGATTTCCGAGATCCGCGAGGCTACACCGTCCAATTGCTTGGGGATAAAATCGACCGCCCCCCATTCCAATGCCTGTAACGTCTCTTGCGCGCCTTCGACCGTGACGGAACTCACCATGATCACCGGGACTGGATTCTTCGTCATGATCTGCTGCAGCGCCTGGAGCCCCGTCATCCCCGGCATTTCCACGTCCATCGTGACCACGTCGGGTTTCAATTGTTGCACCTGCTGGACGGCTTCCTCGCCGTTGCGCGCCACTCCCACCACCTGAATCTGCTTCCCTTCCTCCAACATCGTGGTCAGACTTTTCCGCATGAAGGCGGAATCGTCGACGACCAAGACGCGAACCGGGTTGGCAGTGCTCTGCGGCTGTGTGAGTGGTAGTGCCATAGGGTCTTTCCCGATACATCGGCGGTGTATGGCAAAAGCTTGAATCGGCTCTTGCTCAGACCGCAGTCTTCGGGGTCGGTACTCAGGCCGCCTTTTTCACCTGCTGGTTGCCAGCTTGAATGTGGAGCGCGAGTTTCTCGCCAAGCATTTTCGCGTCAAATTTCGTGATGTAGTCCGTCGCGCCGACCGTTCGCCCCTTCTCCATGTTGCAGGCCCCGGTCAGGGAAGAGTGGAGCATCACAGGCAGGTGCGCCAGTCTCGGATCCGCACGAATGTGCTTGGTCAAGGTGAATCCATCCATCTCCGGCATCTCGATGTCGCTGAGGATGCATTGGATCTGATCCACCCGCTCTTTTCCTTCGGCCGTGGCTTGATCAGCCAGGGCTTGTAGCTTATGCCAGGCTTCGCCGCCGGTCGTGGCGATGACATACGACATGGAGAGACGGTCGAGCGCTTTGCGAATCTGCATCCGGGCCACGGACGAATCATCCGCGAACAAGACGCACTTCGAGCGCAGTTCCGGAACGATCGTCATGCTGGCAAACACATCGTCGTCGGTGCGAGGGCAGATATCATTCAAGACCTTTTCCACGTCGAGGATGAGGACCATGCGACCGTCTTCCAACATCGTCACCGCGGTGACGGCTCCCTTGTTGTTTTCTCTGACGATGGCCGGCGGCGTCTTTATGGCCGACCAAGAGAACCGGATGATCCGATCCACACCTGCCACCAGGAAGCCTTGCAAGCTGCCGTTGTATTCGGAGACGATCAAATACGGGTTTGCCCCCGACCCGATGTCTCCCTGCACGTCATTCTCCGTTCCCA
Above is a genomic segment from Nitrospira defluvii containing:
- a CDS encoding chemotaxis protein CheA, with translation MSTDLSHFKDAFFEESQEHLTTIEEGLLQLEQRPGDIDLLNRIFRGAHSIKGNSGMFGFTAVSQFTHKMESVLDQLRSSQMVVTVEVTDLLLQSLDCLKALIDCAKSGEAPNDELVSALGARLEACQNGATPTKTVAVTAAPVPSHATQEHHYTITWGPPQYLFQRGLDPAQFIKELGELGRVKIASLDTSRLPGLKELDPEQCYLGWTLEVETVKELKVIEAVFDFVRDDSTLTIVDRPTSGAPASAMSDGPKPLGEILVESGIVSQSELNQALSQQKRVGEILVEQKAATLEQISEALKKQSDNAPAKKAETPSIRVDTVKIDRLINLVGELVITQSMLSDLGSRFEMSQLPVLLERVAQLERNTREIQERVMGIRMVPIGNAFSRFPRLVRDLSGKAGKKIHLILSGEETELDKTVIESIGDPLTHLVRNSADHGLETPAERLAAGKPEQGIIRLNAFHEGGNICITVEDDGRGLNREKILAKGVKQGLIAESDKLSDEQIWMLIFKPGFSTADKVTDVSGRGVGMDVVKRNIEGLGGTVSIKTTAGKGTTFTLKLPLTLAIIEGMTVRVGKDTYIVPLLSILESIQPKREMIKTIVGKGELVNVRGIYLPLMRLYDVFRLEPELSDPTKAILLILETEGERVAVMVDEILGQQQVVIKSMEQNFRKIEGVAGATILGDGTVGFILDVRGLLNISRNGTAQAA
- a CDS encoding response regulator; translated protein: MPKTVLVVDDSPTMRQMVAFTLSSAGYQVVEAGNGKEAVGKVNGGTKPDLVVTDLNMPEMDGISLIKEIRKMPALKFTPILMLTTEASDDKKKAGQAAGATGWIVKPFNPEQMMAVIKKVLPA
- a CDS encoding STAS domain-containing protein; this encodes MTLKPTGDLTIFEVGALCEELKQATGTHPQVELDLSEVDKLDASAIQLLLAVRQSEQFVLTGITDSIRARMADMGA
- a CDS encoding flagellar motor protein MotB, which gives rise to MAKKKHEEHENHERWLVSYADFITLLFAFFVVMYSVSSVNEGKYRTVSDSIKAALNPVNSTPTSRLPFAVGDAKPKMINTDMASANEPVIRRMKEILKKIHPSLALEMPDIKIVETGNGTIMISLPESILFASGEARVRPEALPFLKSLAQILIEMDRHVRILGHTDNVPIRTAQFPSNWELSAVRAVMVVRIFSELYEVPISHLSATGFADSKPVATNDTPEGRTKNRRVEIIVLEKNLTEETLDSLLPGEPPPALPF
- a CDS encoding flagellar motor protein, producing the protein MDIATILGIVVAIGSIIGGQALEGGHLSSILQLTAFIIVAGGTLGACCVQNPLSVVIKALSGVTLVITNPPHDVKGTITQILDLANVARKQGLLALEGKLKDLHDPFFKKGIQLIVDGTDPKLLQEILEIEVEHHEEEGVHAAKVWEAAGGYAPTVGILGAVLGLIHVMENLADPSKLGGGIAVAFVATVYGVGLANLFFLPIANKMKFKLKEEAGLRTMVIMGLVGLAQGENPRLLQEKLESFLPPHERTKEDKK
- a CDS encoding chemotaxis protein CheW; its protein translation is MSATTQAVQSHYQAAAEQPADRLGDRASDDLLQFVICLIGSEEFAVDVLSVQEINRIVEVTRVPKTPSYVEGVINLRGRIIPVLDLRKLFGLTGAKQTTQTRIVVVSVQSRLVGLIVDSVEEVLRVPRSAIEPPPSVGTMAGAEFTQGVGRIDDRLLILVDLNRLLLAKGAA
- a CDS encoding methyl-accepting chemotaxis protein, encoding MMKHMSIGPKFILSISLVAVVVISLGLFVLYQQEESKMDTMLTGRSNVVATQIMISRAYITQNYVAKIKKSKAGSEIQVVKDHASMADAIPFPATAVREMGEEANRTGLYNVRLISQNPMNPSNTPKDNFENEAIRAIMAGAESYARRDEVNGVPTFRRATVDKATSTACLSCHTNSQVGDVLGMLSMSVPMTEAIVLSNRSMWQTGGLMGAIVAIILVVTYLLLRNIVLQPMAKMSEISRDIAKGEGDLTKRVPADGHDEIAQMGKYFNEFIEKLQHMIKKVAHVTDKVASASVELSATAEEISKGTDTLTSRASQTAAAVEEMNATVGQVAQNSGKAASLAQDTVKTAQEGGTVVSSTISGMQQLSEAVSNSATIISDLGKSSDQIGEIVRTIEDIADQTNLLALNAAIEAARAGEQGRGFAVVADEVRKLAERTTKATKEIGDMIRQIQQDTRGAVDSMQQGTQKVTAGVDLVNKTGEALSQIVRMVSESADMIRQIAVASEEQSVATQQIASDIENVAKVTKESSSGAHESAKASQDLSQLAVELQGIVGGFKL
- a CDS encoding protein-glutamate methylesterase/protein-glutamine glutaminase produces the protein MALPLTQPQSTANPVRVLVVDDSAFMRKSLTTMLEEGKQIQVVGVARNGEEAVQQVQQLKPDVVTMDVEMPGMTGLQALQQIMTKNPVPVIMVSSVTVEGAQETLQALEWGAVDFIPKQLDGVASRISEIQKLLVPKVLAAKYAIGKLKRLTVTGTAKVSVSPAKALSSRSVSVTRGTKLIAIGCSTGGPQALFEIIPTIPADCPAGIVIVQHMPSSFTKPFAERLNNLCALEVREAVDGDEVKPGRVLVAPGGMQFRIVKKTITTSVVKLSPNYEKHPHAPSVDIMLQSIAGLFGERSIGVILTGMGHDGLEGMKAIKAAGGRTVAQDEASSVVYGMPKAVVEAGCAEKVVSLSKVIGEIMNMV
- a CDS encoding chemotaxis protein, whose product is MSTLINEIDARTRLAGANQMELLLFKLGTNEIFGINVFKVREVMKLPELTQIPEADSRIVGMANIRGIMVPVVGLKRSLGLGTENDVQGDIGSGANPYLIVSEYNGSLQGFLVAGVDRIIRFSWSAIKTPPAIVRENNKGAVTAVTMLEDGRMVLILDVEKVLNDICPRTDDDVFASMTIVPELRSKCVLFADDSSVARMQIRKALDRLSMSYVIATTGGEAWHKLQALADQATAEGKERVDQIQCILSDIEMPEMDGFTLTKHIRADPRLAHLPVMLHSSLTGACNMEKGRTVGATDYITKFDAKMLGEKLALHIQAGNQQVKKAA